The Pantoea nemavictus genome includes a region encoding these proteins:
- a CDS encoding MarR family winged helix-turn-helix transcriptional regulator, whose translation MSDLNSAAALLRSINGKLARRLRESAPPGDLTWSQVSVLGYLVRDGAMTVTELAAREAVRTQSMGATIASLQALGMVKGEADPLDGRKTRYHPTDACLHLIAANRAQRDDWLVNSIATQLSLQEQQTLLAAIPLLQRLADQ comes from the coding sequence ATGAGCGACCTCAACAGCGCGGCGGCGCTACTGCGCAGTATCAATGGCAAACTGGCGCGTCGCTTGCGCGAATCAGCGCCACCGGGCGATCTCACCTGGTCGCAGGTCTCGGTGCTGGGTTATCTGGTGCGGGATGGCGCGATGACGGTTACTGAACTCGCGGCGCGGGAAGCGGTGCGCACCCAATCGATGGGCGCCACGATTGCCAGCTTACAGGCGTTGGGCATGGTAAAGGGCGAGGCCGATCCGCTGGATGGCCGTAAAACCCGCTATCATCCCACTGATGCCTGCCTGCACCTGATTGCCGCTAACCGCGCGCAGCGTGATGACTGGCTCGTCAACAGCATCGCCACGCAATTGAGTTTGCAGGAACAGCAAACGCTGCTGGCGGCTATTCCCTTACTGCAACGACTTGCCGACCAATAA
- a CDS encoding isochorismatase family protein codes for MALTTLDDNTALIVIDLQNGIVALPVAPLEANEVIERSARLADAFRGQKRPVVLVNVAGGAPGRNEQPKHGGDLPADWATLVPDLAQQRGDIAITKKTWGAFHNTDLHEQLQQRGITQVVICGIATSIGVESTARQAYELGYNVTLATDAMTCLNAETHKNSVERIFPRLGETGTTEDVLALLK; via the coding sequence ATGGCTTTAACTACCCTTGACGACAACACCGCGCTGATTGTGATTGACCTGCAGAACGGCATTGTCGCGCTGCCTGTGGCACCGTTAGAGGCTAACGAGGTGATTGAGCGCTCAGCGCGTTTGGCCGATGCCTTCCGTGGTCAAAAGCGCCCGGTGGTGCTGGTTAATGTGGCTGGTGGCGCACCGGGCCGCAATGAGCAACCTAAGCACGGCGGCGATCTGCCTGCCGATTGGGCGACGTTAGTGCCGGATCTGGCGCAGCAGCGTGGCGACATCGCCATCACTAAGAAAACCTGGGGCGCATTCCACAATACTGACCTGCATGAACAACTGCAGCAGCGCGGCATCACTCAGGTGGTCATCTGTGGCATCGCCACCAGCATTGGCGTGGAATCAACGGCGCGTCAGGCGTATGAATTGGGCTACAACGTGACGCTGGCCACCGATGCCATGACCTGTCTGAATGCCGAAACGCACAAAAACAGCGTTGAACGCATCTTCCCGCGCCTGGGTGAAACCGGCACAACGGAAGACGTGCTGGCGTTGTTGAAGTAA
- the pqqU gene encoding TonB-dependent receptor PqqU, with the protein MKIALLRQASLLMLPAMLPVSALAAGAASNTMVVSAAPSASGLSELDTPAAVSVVSGDDMRHAAPRVNLSENLASVPGLQIQNRQNYAQDLQISVRGFGSRSTFGLRGIRLYVDGIPATMPDGQGQTSNIDIGSIDHIDVLRGPFSALYGNSSGGVINVETETGQQPTTLEASSWYGSYGSWRNSVKASGATGDGTQAGDVNYTVSASRFTTHGYRDHSSAQKNLGNAKLGVRIDDVSTLTLLFNSVHVEAQDPGGLTAAQWKDNPRQVANNVTLYDARKTVDQTQAGLHYQRQMSENDDLSVMMYAGERETTQYQSIPRATQLNPGYPGGVISLSRHYQGIDTRWTHRDALFTIPVTFTGGLDYETMTEKRKGYQNFTANELGVQGDMRRNERNLMWNLDPYLQTAWQLTDKLSLDAGVRFSTVNFDSNDYYVTASDPDDSGNRRYHRWLPAAALNYAIDNSWNAYVSAGRGFETPTLNELSYRSADQAGLNLNLQPATSETVELGSKKRIGNGLLTAAVFQTDTKNEIVSDSSFEGRSSYKNAGETRRRGLELGLDQQFGESWRFKAAWTLLDARYRSNACGTESCDGNRIPGIARNMAYAGLAYAPDQGWYAGTDVRYLSDIAADDENDVKAPSYTVVGVNSGYKWLVQNWTLDLFGRVDNLFDRNYIGSVIVNESNGRYYEPAPGRNYSVGLTVSYAFQ; encoded by the coding sequence ATGAAAATAGCTTTACTGCGCCAGGCTTCGCTGTTGATGCTGCCTGCGATGTTACCGGTCTCGGCGCTGGCGGCAGGCGCTGCCAGCAATACCATGGTGGTGAGTGCCGCGCCGTCCGCGTCCGGCCTTTCCGAACTGGATACGCCAGCGGCGGTCAGCGTGGTCTCCGGCGACGATATGCGTCACGCGGCACCGCGCGTGAATTTGTCAGAAAATCTCGCCAGCGTGCCCGGTTTGCAGATTCAAAATAGGCAGAACTATGCGCAGGATTTGCAGATTTCGGTGCGCGGCTTTGGTTCGCGCTCCACGTTCGGCCTGCGCGGCATCCGCCTGTATGTCGACGGGATCCCAGCGACCATGCCTGATGGCCAGGGACAAACCTCTAATATTGATATCGGATCGATTGACCATATCGACGTGCTGCGCGGCCCGTTCTCGGCGTTGTATGGCAACTCATCCGGCGGCGTGATTAACGTTGAAACCGAAACCGGCCAGCAGCCAACCACGCTGGAAGCCAGCAGCTGGTACGGCAGTTACGGCAGTTGGCGCAACAGCGTGAAAGCCAGCGGCGCAACCGGCGACGGCACTCAGGCCGGTGACGTCAACTACACGGTTTCCGCTTCACGCTTTACTACGCACGGCTATCGCGATCACAGCTCGGCGCAGAAGAATCTGGGTAATGCCAAACTCGGCGTGCGCATTGATGATGTCAGCACCCTGACGCTGCTGTTTAATAGCGTGCACGTTGAAGCACAGGATCCGGGCGGGTTGACCGCCGCACAGTGGAAAGATAATCCGCGCCAGGTGGCCAACAACGTCACGCTATACGATGCGCGTAAAACCGTCGACCAGACGCAGGCAGGCCTGCACTATCAGCGCCAGATGAGTGAAAACGACGATCTGAGCGTGATGATGTACGCCGGTGAACGTGAAACCACCCAGTATCAATCGATTCCGAGAGCCACCCAATTAAATCCCGGTTATCCTGGCGGCGTGATTTCGCTGTCGCGTCATTATCAGGGCATTGATACGCGCTGGACGCACCGCGACGCACTGTTCACCATTCCGGTAACTTTCACCGGTGGCCTCGACTATGAAACCATGACCGAGAAGCGTAAGGGTTATCAAAACTTTACCGCCAACGAGTTGGGCGTGCAGGGCGATATGCGTCGTAACGAACGCAATCTGATGTGGAATCTCGATCCCTATCTGCAAACCGCGTGGCAGCTAACCGACAAACTGTCGCTGGATGCCGGCGTGCGTTTTAGCACGGTGAATTTCGACTCCAACGACTACTACGTGACCGCCAGCGATCCAGATGATAGCGGCAACCGTCGCTATCATCGCTGGCTGCCGGCGGCGGCACTAAACTACGCCATTGATAACAGCTGGAACGCCTACGTTTCTGCCGGTCGCGGTTTCGAAACGCCAACGCTGAATGAGTTGTCATATCGCTCAGCCGATCAGGCCGGTCTTAACCTGAATCTGCAACCCGCCACTAGCGAGACGGTGGAACTGGGCAGCAAAAAACGTATCGGCAATGGACTCCTGACTGCTGCCGTGTTCCAGACAGATACCAAAAACGAGATCGTTTCCGACAGCAGCTTTGAAGGCCGCTCCAGTTACAAAAACGCCGGTGAAACGCGTCGTCGCGGTTTAGAGCTGGGTCTCGATCAGCAGTTTGGTGAAAGCTGGCGTTTCAAAGCCGCATGGACCTTGCTGGATGCCCGCTATCGCTCTAACGCCTGCGGCACCGAAAGCTGCGACGGCAACCGTATTCCCGGCATTGCCCGCAACATGGCTTATGCCGGTCTGGCCTACGCGCCCGATCAGGGCTGGTATGCCGGAACCGATGTGCGTTACCTGAGCGATATCGCCGCGGATGATGAGAACGATGTGAAAGCGCCCTCTTACACCGTGGTTGGCGTCAACAGCGGTTATAAGTGGCTGGTGCAGAACTGGACGCTGGACCTGTTTGGCCGCGTCGATAACCTGTTTGACCGTAACTACATCGGCTCGGTGATCGTCAACGAAAGCAACGGTCGTTATTACGAACCGGCGCCGGGCCGCAACTACAGCGTGGGTCTGACGGTGAGTTATGCGTTTCAGTAG
- a CDS encoding NAD(P)-dependent oxidoreductase: MKAQKRGNMSQQPVVAVLGLGAMGHAFAANLLKKGFKVRGWNRTRAKGEDLLSAGIHLSDSAAQAVEGADVVIAMLADGATTRQALNDASSALKQGATLCQMGTIGVEATDQLIAEFKRARPDVVFIDAPVSGTKAPAENAQILVMASGDQSKAQAAEQVFAAIGKGTQWLGAAGASSRMKLVVNSWLIGLMQSLAESTRLAEAFGFSTDDLWKVLDGGPLAAPYAKMKLGMIASGDFTPQMHLVWALKDAKLALDAAGDSKLPALENIVDVWQQAVDAGYGEQDLAAVYQYLKR, from the coding sequence CTGAAGGCACAAAAGAGAGGGAATATGAGTCAACAACCTGTGGTAGCGGTACTGGGATTGGGTGCAATGGGCCATGCGTTTGCCGCCAACCTGCTGAAAAAAGGCTTCAAGGTACGCGGCTGGAACCGCACGCGTGCCAAAGGCGAAGATCTGCTGAGTGCAGGCATCCACCTGAGCGACAGCGCGGCGCAAGCGGTTGAGGGCGCGGACGTAGTGATCGCTATGTTGGCGGATGGCGCCACCACGCGTCAGGCGCTGAACGACGCCAGCAGCGCGCTCAAGCAGGGCGCAACCCTTTGCCAGATGGGCACCATCGGTGTGGAAGCCACCGATCAACTGATCGCCGAATTCAAACGCGCGCGTCCGGATGTGGTGTTTATCGACGCGCCGGTTTCCGGTACTAAAGCGCCGGCAGAAAATGCACAAATCCTGGTGATGGCGAGCGGCGACCAAAGTAAAGCCCAGGCCGCCGAGCAGGTGTTTGCCGCGATTGGTAAAGGCACGCAGTGGCTGGGTGCAGCGGGTGCCAGTTCGCGCATGAAGCTGGTGGTGAATAGCTGGTTGATTGGTTTGATGCAGAGCCTGGCGGAAAGTACCCGTTTGGCGGAAGCGTTCGGTTTCAGCACCGACGATCTGTGGAAAGTGCTGGATGGCGGTCCACTGGCTGCACCCTATGCCAAAATGAAGCTCGGCATGATTGCCAGCGGCGATTTCACCCCACAGATGCATCTGGTGTGGGCGCTGAAAGACGCCAAACTGGCGCTGGACGCGGCGGGCGACAGCAAACTGCCCGCGCTGGAAAACATTGTGGATGTCTGGCAGCAAGCGGTGGACGCCGGTTACGGTGAGCAGGATCTGGCGGCGGTTTATCAGTATCTGAAACGCTAA